DNA sequence from the Moorena sp. SIOASIH genome:
GGTTGTTCGCCTTTGGGGTTCGAGTAGCCAAGGTTAGCAGGTAGGTTAGTAGGTTGAAAGTTATCTGGAGAACTATCCCACTGGCAAATCACACTCATACGCTTGCGCTCAGAGGAAAAGGGAATTTCATCCACACGAGAATACTTTTGACTTAGGGGTTCCTTATCCACACCCCCTTTACCAGCCAGAGCAATTAATGCTCCTTCTGTGGGGTCTCCTAAAATCTTCCACTCCCCCTGTTCATACTGCAAGATGGCATCATTACACAGAGCACAAGCCAGAAGTAGGGGTTCGAGTTCGGGATACTGTTCTGTAGCAATGGGCTGATTGTCTAGGAGAAATTCCCCTACAGGTTCATAACCATCCCCAGTCACCTGAATACTATAGTTGAGGGTATCGACCCGTTGCACAACCATTTTGTTTTGGGTCAGGGTACCAGTTTTATCAGAACAAATGGTAGTCACACTTCCTAAGGTTTCCACAGCTGGTAGTTTGCGAATTAGAGCATGACGGCGTACCATTCTCTGGGTTCCTAGGGCTAAGGTAACAGTCACCACCGCTGGCAAGCCTTCTGGAACTACAGCAACTGCCATACTTAAAGAAACTTCTACCAGTTGTTGGAACACACTCAAGTCCCAACCGCTTACGCCCAAGCCAATGATAATTACTAGTGCTACTAGCAGCAGCGAACCGGTTACCAAGACTTTTCCCAGCTGAGACATGCGCTGTTGCAGAGGTGTAGGTTCACTTTCCACCCCTTGTAGCATCTGGGCAATTTTACCCAGTTCCGTATTCATCCCAGTACCAGTAACTAGGACTTTACCTCTGCCTTGGACGACTTCAGTTCCCTGAAAAACTAAATTAATGCGATCGCCTATGGGAGTATCTTCCGATAGCTCTACCTCTACGGTTTTATTGACAGCATTAGCTTCCCCAGTCAGTGCGGATTCTCTGACCTGCAAATTCGATGCCTCGATTAGCCTACCATCTGCTCCAACTTGTACCCCAGCTTCCAGTAACATGATGTCCCCTGGTACAAGCTGTGGACTATCTACCTCTAAGGTACGACCATCCCGCAGCACTCGTACCTTAGGGGATGCCATACTTTTCAGGGCTGCTAGGGCTTTTTCAGCACGGCTTTCCTGGAGATACCCGAGGATGCCATTGAGAATCACGATTGAGAGGATAGCAATCGTATCTTTGAAGGGGAATTCACTGGCCTTTTCTGAGGCTTGTTGCAGATTGATCAGATCTAAAATCCCGGAAACTATCGCTACTGCAATCAGCATCAGCAGCATGATGTCCTTGAATTGATCAAGGAACATTGCCCAGGAACTGCGCTTTGCTTTTTCCTCTAGCTCATTTAAGCCATAGTATTCCAACCGCTGTGATACCTGTTGAGAGGTCAAACCGGCTTGAGGGTCACAGCCGGATTCTGCTAGAGAATTTTCGACAGATTGGGTGTACCACGCTTTTAACGGGTCAGGCAATAAATTAGAATGGGTCAATGGATTCACCGGGAATGTTTGCGTTTAGATGATATTCATTCGATCATAAAAATTTCCTAGGGAGTTTGTAAGCATTCAGCCGTCAGCTGTCAGCCGTCAGCTGTCAGCTTAAAACAAGCTATCCGGCTGACGAGTTCAACGGACTGCCAAAGACTATGAATTCCTCGCTCGGGTGTTCGCGTAGCGTGGCCGAAAGGCCAGGGAACTGAGATTAAACGAATGCTTAGCTCTTTCATTCAAAAGCACCTCAAGTAGCAGCATCTGTAGCGCTAATCGCTGATAGCTGATACGCGACACCCTGATAGCTTACGGGAGTTTGGAAACCAAGACTATAATCGAATCTAGCGCAGCAACATAGCACCCGATGTAGCAAGTGAACATCTGTTCTTCAAAGTCTGTATTCTAAAGATAGGCAGTTGGCGCTAATCCTAGTAATTTAGTCAGTATTTGATCAAGTTTTATTGACTGTTGACGCTCAGCGTTGCCCATTCACCGTAATCGTCAGAGTTGAAATAGTTTAGTATTGATATCGAACATTAAAGTAGAAGCCCTCATCCTGGGCATTGTTACTGCGATCATCCAAATCAACCAGAGGAATGCCATAGTCAAGTCGCAGATTCAGCCCTGTCACTGGCTGCACAATTAGCCCTAAGCCAATACCCGCTAAAAACCGTTGTGAGGGTAACGTATTAGGATTGTCAGGGTTATTCCAGACATAACCCATGTCGAAAAACGGAATTAGTTGTAATGCGGGGTCA
Encoded proteins:
- a CDS encoding cation-translocating P-type ATPase, which codes for MNPLTHSNLLPDPLKAWYTQSVENSLAESGCDPQAGLTSQQVSQRLEYYGLNELEEKAKRSSWAMFLDQFKDIMLLMLIAVAIVSGILDLINLQQASEKASEFPFKDTIAILSIVILNGILGYLQESRAEKALAALKSMASPKVRVLRDGRTLEVDSPQLVPGDIMLLEAGVQVGADGRLIEASNLQVRESALTGEANAVNKTVEVELSEDTPIGDRINLVFQGTEVVQGRGKVLVTGTGMNTELGKIAQMLQGVESEPTPLQQRMSQLGKVLVTGSLLLVALVIIIGLGVSGWDLSVFQQLVEVSLSMAVAVVPEGLPAVVTVTLALGTQRMVRRHALIRKLPAVETLGSVTTICSDKTGTLTQNKMVVQRVDTLNYSIQVTGDGYEPVGEFLLDNQPIATEQYPELEPLLLACALCNDAILQYEQGEWKILGDPTEGALIALAGKGGVDKEPLSQKYSRVDEIPFSSERKRMSVICQWDSSPDNFQPTNLPANLGYSNPKGEQPWPFGHATRTTENPQLTGYMMLTKGSPELVLEHCTSSVHNDDRAAGTLGCQPLTEDQRQQILEQNNQMAGAGLRVLGFAYKSLDSLSAPEADHEILEQGLVWLGLVGMLDAPRPEVREAVQRCRNAGIRPIMITGDHKLTARAIAQDLGIANHGDQVLTGQELQKLSQLDLEEQVDQVSIYARVAPEHKLRIVQALQGRGKFVAMTGDGVNDAPALKQADIGIAMGITGTDVSKEASDMVLLDDNFATIVAATEEGRTVYDNIRRFIRYILGSNIGEVLTIAAAPIMGLPDVPLTPLQILWMNLVTDGLPALALAVEPAEPDVMKRSPFSPRESIFARGLGSYMVRIGIVFAIFNITLMAIAYGYFHHWKTMVFTTLCIAQMGHALAVRSNKRITLELNPFSNPYLLLAVTVTTLLQLLLVYVPFLQDFFGTEPLTMMEFAVCLGFSTSLFVWVELEKLFIRWYSKGKVQG